From a region of the Impatiens glandulifera chromosome 4, dImpGla2.1, whole genome shotgun sequence genome:
- the LOC124935747 gene encoding very-long-chain aldehyde decarbonylase CER3-like → MASVLENLGAYKYLLYGPFVANVVRNWRIQEEGMIWKDSWCLHLLIICILRCEIYHLFTSYCNMLFLTRKRRINQKGVEFSQIDKEWDWDNFIILHAYIGVMACRMLSSVISTDLPLWNTRGLIVVVLLHVFVSEPLYYCVHRFLLHGSYLFTPYHSFHHSSAVLQPVTAGSATFLEHLFLSVVIGVPIIGTSLIGYGSIGMIYGYIVIFDLLRSLGHCNVEIVSHRLFEAFPILRYIVYTPTYHSLHHTEMGTNYCLFMPIYDALGNTMNNKSWNLHKKINLDAAENLIIPDFVFLAHAVDISTSMHQPFVFRSFASIPYKFRIFLLPLMPLGFLIMLIMWAKSKPFVATFYNLRGRLHQMWGVPRFGFQYFLPFAQDGINKQIEMAILRANKLGVKVISLAALNKNEALNGGGTLFVDKYPNLKVRVVHGNTLTAAVILNELPQDVDEVFLTGATSKLGRAIALYLCRRQVKVLMLTLSTERFQKIQKEAPQEYQKYLVQVTKYQAASHCKTWIVGKWITRREQNWAPSGAHFHQFVVPPILHFRRDCTYGDLAAIRLPEDVQGLGYCEYKLERGVVHACHAGGVVHFLEGWTHHEVGAIDVDRIDLVWNAAMKHGLKPVSSLKKH, encoded by the exons ATGGCGTCTGTTTTGGAAAACTTAGGAGCTTACAAG TATTTGTTGTATGGGCCATTTGTTGCTAATGTTGTACGGAATTGGAGAATTCAAGAAGAAGGGATGATATGGAAGGACAGTTGGTGTCTTCATCTTCTTATCATATGCATCTTAAGATGTGAAATATACCATCTCTTTACTTCTTATTGCAATATGTTGTTCCTCACGCGTAAACGTCGGATTAATCAAAAGGGTGTGGAATTTAGTCAGATTGACAAGGAATGGGATTG GGATAATTTCATTATTCTTCATGCTTATATTGGGGTTATGGCCTGTCGGATGTTGTCGTCGGTGATTAGTACTGATCTTCCGTTGTGGAACACGAGAGGTTTAATCGTCGTTGTGTTGCTTCATGTGTTTGTTTCGGAGCCGTTGTACTATTGTGTGCATAGATTTCTTCTTCATGGAAGTTATCTTTTCACTCCTTACCATTCGTTTCATCATTCATCGGCGGTGTTACAACCCGTAACAg CTGGGAGTGCCACATTTTTGGAGCACCTGTTTTTGAGTGTAGTTATAGGGGTCCCTATAATTGGGACTAGTTTGATCGGGTATGGCTCGATTGGGATGATATACGGATATATAGTAATTTTCGACCTTCTAAGGAGTTTAGGTCATTGCAACGTTGAGATTGTGTCACATCGCCTTTTTGAAGCCTTTCCGATCTTGAGATATATCGTCTACACTCCCAC GTACCATAGCCTACATCACACAGAAATGGGCACCAATTATTGCCTCTTCATGCCCATCTATGATGCATTGGGAAATACCATGAACAATAAATCATGGAATCTCCATAAAAAGATTAACTTGGATGCTG CCGAGAATTTGATAATACCAGATTTCGTGTTCTTAGCTCACGCGGTTGACATATCGACGTCTATGCATCAGCCTTTTGTGTTCCGATCGTTTGCCTCCATTCCATACAAGTTTAGGATCTTCTTGTTGCCTTTAATGCCTCTAGGGTTTTTAATAATGCTTATAATGTGGGCCAAGTCGAAGCCCTTCGTTGCTACCTTCTACAACCTTAGAGGCCGACTTCACCAGATGTGGGGGGTTCCTCGCTTCGGTTTTCAG taTTTCTTGCCATTTGCCCAAGATGGAATCAATAAACAAATTGAGATGGCCATTCTTAGGGCCAACAAATTAGGTGTCAAAGTCATCAGCCTTGCTGCTCTCAACAAG aatgaAGCTTTAAATGGAGGTGGAACACTCTTTGTGGACAAATATCCAAACCTTAAAGTTCGAGTTGTCCATGGAAACACTCTAACTGCGGCTGTCATTTTAAACGAGCTCCCTCAAGATGTCGATGAAGTGTTCCTCACGGGTGCGACCTCAAAACTTGGAAGGGCCATAGCCCTTTACCTATGTAGACGACAAGTCAAGGTTCTG ATGTTGACTTTATCTACCGAGagatttcaaaaaattcaaaaagagGCACCCCAAGAATATCAAAAGTACTTAGTCCAAGTGACAAAGTACCAAGCAGCAAGTCATTGCAAG ACATGGATAGTTGGAAAATGGATCACTCGACGAGAACAAAATTGGGCACCATCTGGAGCTCATTTTCATCAGTTTGTCGTCCCACCGATCTTACACTTTAGAAGAGACTGCACTTACGGTGACCTAGCGGCCATTAGGCTCCCTGAGGACGTACAAGGACTTGGTTACTGTGAG TATAAGCTTGAAAGAGGAGTAGTTCACGCTTGTCATGCTGGTGGTGTGGTTCATTTCTTGGAAGGTTGGACACACCATGAAGTCGGGGCGATTGATGTCGACCGTATTGACCTTGTTTGGAACGCTGCGATGAAACATGGGCTCAAGCCTGTCTCTAGTTTGAAGAAACATTAG